The window AAGGAAGAAGCCCCAAGGCCCATCATACCGGCGGCAAGCAGAAGGAAATGCAGATTTTTTTTCATGGTCTTTGATTTACGTCAAATTTCGTAGATCAAATATAAAGGAATTTTTCTTTCTACGAAATCTTTCGGAAATGTTAAAAACGGGGAGCCCTGTTGATGGGGGGCCACAAAGACACAAAGACCCGAAGGTACACTAAGGCGTTTTCTAACATTTAACCTCAGCGGGGTCTCTCGAAGAGGACCCCGATGAATCTCCACCTACTATTCATCAGGGTCCCTTACAGGAGACCCTGATGGGGTGAGAAAAGACACAAAGACCCGAAGGTACACTAAGGCGTCTTCGTGTTCCTTCGAGTCTTCGTGACTTCGTGGCATAAACCCCGCTGAATCTCTACTTGCTATTCATCAGGCTCCGGCCAATGCACTGCGTACCGCGTCGATCACCTGTTGCAGGTTGCTGGCATCCTGGCCACCGGCTGTTGCCAGGTTCTTCTGGCCGCCACCACCTCCCTTTACCAGGGGGGCAACTTTTTCCTTGATCAGCTTACCCGCATCCAGTCCTTTGGCCGCCACCACCGTATCCGCGATACCGATAGCCACCGAAGGCTTGCCACCGATATTGGCTGCCAGCACGGCAACATAATCATTGAGGTTATTCTTCAGGTCGAAGCAAAGTTTCTTGAGGGCATCGGCACTGCCTACTTCCACAATATCACCGATGAAGGTCACCCCATTGATGATCTCGTCCTTCTTCAGCAATTCATTACGGATGCCTACCAGCGCACGGGCTTCCAGCATCTCCAGGTGCTTACGGGCAGCAGCCAGTTCGTTCACCAATGACTCCACAGACTTCACCAACTCCTTTGGCTGCTTCAATACGTCCTTCACTTCAGCCAGGGTCTGCAACTGTTCGTTGATATACAATTCCGCTGCATAGCCGCTCACTGCTTCAATCCTTCTTACACCGGCCGCCACGGCTGATTCGCTCTTGATCTTGAAGGAACCCAGTTCACCAGTTGCCCCAACATGGGTACCACCGCACAATTCCACAGAGTATTCCTTATCCATCACCACCACCCTTACAGTATCGCCATACTTCTCCCCGAACAAGGCCATGGCGCCCATGGCTATTGCTTCATCCTTGGGCATTTCCCTGATCACCACCGGGATATTCTCCCTGATCTTCTCATTCACGATCGCCTCAATGCGGGCGATCTCTTCATTGGTCACCTTGGCAAAATGCGAGAAGTCGAAACGCAGGTGCTCATCATTCACCAATGATCCTTTCTGCGCCACATGCGTACCCAATACCTCGCGGAGCGCGGCGTGCAATAAGTGCGTGGCGGAATGGTGTACGGCTGTTTTCTTCCTTCTATCCTTATCAACCATCGCAGTTACTACACCGGTAATATTTACAGGCAACTTCTCTACAAAATGGATGAAGAGGTCATTTTCCTTCCTGGTATCCACCACGTTCACCCTCTCCCCTTCAAAGCTCAGGATGCCGGTATCACCTACCTGCCCTCCACTTTCTGCATAGAACGGCGTTTCTGCCAGAACCATCTGGAAGGCTTCCTTGCCCTTGGCCTTCACCTTGCGGTACTTCACCACACGGGTCTGCAGTTCAAGTGAATCATAACCGGAGAAGCGCATCTGCTCTACTTCCTGCAGGTTTACCCAGTCTTCGGTATCTACCGCTGTTGCGGCGCGGCTCCTTTCCTTCTGCTGCTGCATCTCCTTCTCAAAACCGGCCTCATCCACGGAAAGGTCATTCTCGCGGGCGATCAGTCGGGTAAGGTCAACAGGGAACCCATAGGTATCATACAGTTCAAATGCCGCAGCTCCATTGATGGTAAGGGTACCTGACTGTTTGGTATGGGTAATGATCTCATCGATCTTCTTCAGTCCTTTCTCCAAGGTGCGCAGGAAGGCTTCTTCTTCTTCCTTCACCACCTTGCCCACGAAATCGATCTGCTGCTGCAGTTCCGGGAATACTTCTGCAAACTGCCCTGCCAAAACCGGCATCAGCTGGAACAGCAGGGGTTGCTTATAATCGAGGTAGGAATAATAATAACGAACGGCCCTCCTCAGGATCCTGCGGATCACATAACCCGCACCCGTATTCGAAGGCAGCTGGCCATCGGCAATGGTAAACCCAATGGCCCTGATATGGTCAGCGATCACCCTGAAAGCGATATCCTTTTTGGTATCCCCATAGCCATACTCTTTTCCAGTAATGGTTTCGGTGGCACCAATGGTCCCGCTGAACAGGTCGGTATCGTAGTTGGAGGTCTTACCCTGCAACACCCTCACCAAACGCTCCAGTCCCATTCCGGTATCCACATGCTTGGCTGGCAGCAATTCTAGGCTGCCATCTTTCAGGCGGTTGAACTGCATGAATACGTTATTCCAGATCTCGATCACCTGGGGATGGTCATTGTTCACCAGGGTCTTGCCATCCACTTTTGCTCGTTCTTCGTCGCTCCGGCAGTCCACATGAATCTCTGAACAGGGTCCACAGGGACCGGTATCACCCATTTCCCAGAAATTATCTTTCTTATTCCCCATCAGGATCCTGTCCTCGGCGATCCATCGCTTCCACTCATCATAGGCTTCCGTATCCTTTGGAAGGTTTTCCTTTTCATCCCCTTCAAAAACGGTCACATATAACCTGTCCTTGGGGATCTTATATACTTCTGTCAGCAATTCCCAGCTCCAGGAAATGGCCTCCTTCTTGAAATAATCCCCGAAACTCCAGTTACCCAACATCTCGAACATGGTGTGGTGGTAGGTATCCACCCCAACCTCTTCCAGGTCATTGTGCTTACCGCTCACCCTCAAACATTTCTGGGTATCGGCCACACGGGTGTTGGGGGCGTTCTTATTGCCGAGGAAGAAGTCCTTGAACTGGTTCATACCCGCGTTGGTAAACAACAGGGTAGGGTCGTTCTTTACTACGATAGGCGCGGATGGAACGATAACATGTCCCTTGGAAGCAAAAAAATCCAGGAACTGCTGTCTTATGGCTGCACTTGTCAACATAATCGGAATGATTCTTGGTATGATATGTCCCCCGGCAGCCTATATTTGCCATCAGCCGCTGAAGGTGGTGCAAAGCTAAGGAAATGTGGGGGTGAACCATGGCGGTTATTGAGGGAAAGAAGAAGCATTCTTAACACCCTAAAATTGCGTTGCCATCGGGCAGCCCGCTCGTATGAAAAAAATCAAGTATTTCTATAATCCCAATACGCTTCGCTACGAAAAGCTGGAAACACCACTGAGGGTGAGGCTTTTACGCATCCTTGGCTTTATTGCCGCCTGCCTCGTAACGGCCCTGATCATCGTCTCCATTGCCTTCCGCTACCTCGATTCCCCTAAGGAAAAGATCCTGCGCCAGCAATATGAAAAGGCCAATGAGAACTACGATGTCCTGCGCAACCAGCTCGGCAAACTGCAACAGCAAATGGCCGAACTGGAAAAGAGGGACAACGATGTATACCGTTCCATCTTTGAAGCCAGTCCCATCCCCGATAGTGCAAGGGTAAAGGAAATGGAGAAGCAGAAAGAGATCCGGCTGGTCCAGGCCATGGATGCCGATGCCTTGTATTCAGATATCGTTTCCGACCTGAACAACCTGTCCAAAAGGGTGGCCTTCCAGAACCAGTCGTTTGACGAGATCATCTCCTTTATCAAGAACAAGGAAGTGCTGCTGGCCGCGACCCCTGCCATCCAGCCGGTGAACAACAAGGACCTCAACAGGATCGCCTCCGGTTTCGGTTACCGGATCGACCCCGTCTATAAAACGGTGAAGATGCACGCGGGACTGGATTTTGCTGCTCCCCAGGGAACCCC is drawn from Flavihumibacter rivuli and contains these coding sequences:
- the alaS gene encoding alanine--tRNA ligase; the encoded protein is MLTSAAIRQQFLDFFASKGHVIVPSAPIVVKNDPTLLFTNAGMNQFKDFFLGNKNAPNTRVADTQKCLRVSGKHNDLEEVGVDTYHHTMFEMLGNWSFGDYFKKEAISWSWELLTEVYKIPKDRLYVTVFEGDEKENLPKDTEAYDEWKRWIAEDRILMGNKKDNFWEMGDTGPCGPCSEIHVDCRSDEERAKVDGKTLVNNDHPQVIEIWNNVFMQFNRLKDGSLELLPAKHVDTGMGLERLVRVLQGKTSNYDTDLFSGTIGATETITGKEYGYGDTKKDIAFRVIADHIRAIGFTIADGQLPSNTGAGYVIRRILRRAVRYYYSYLDYKQPLLFQLMPVLAGQFAEVFPELQQQIDFVGKVVKEEEEAFLRTLEKGLKKIDEIITHTKQSGTLTINGAAAFELYDTYGFPVDLTRLIARENDLSVDEAGFEKEMQQQKERSRAATAVDTEDWVNLQEVEQMRFSGYDSLELQTRVVKYRKVKAKGKEAFQMVLAETPFYAESGGQVGDTGILSFEGERVNVVDTRKENDLFIHFVEKLPVNITGVVTAMVDKDRRKKTAVHHSATHLLHAALREVLGTHVAQKGSLVNDEHLRFDFSHFAKVTNEEIARIEAIVNEKIRENIPVVIREMPKDEAIAMGAMALFGEKYGDTVRVVVMDKEYSVELCGGTHVGATGELGSFKIKSESAVAAGVRRIEAVSGYAAELYINEQLQTLAEVKDVLKQPKELVKSVESLVNELAAARKHLEMLEARALVGIRNELLKKDEIINGVTFIGDIVEVGSADALKKLCFDLKNNLNDYVAVLAANIGGKPSVAIGIADTVVAAKGLDAGKLIKEKVAPLVKGGGGGQKNLATAGGQDASNLQQVIDAVRSALAGA
- a CDS encoding M23 family metallopeptidase — its product is MKKIKYFYNPNTLRYEKLETPLRVRLLRILGFIAACLVTALIIVSIAFRYLDSPKEKILRQQYEKANENYDVLRNQLGKLQQQMAELEKRDNDVYRSIFEASPIPDSARVKEMEKQKEIRLVQAMDADALYSDIVSDLNNLSKRVAFQNQSFDEIISFIKNKEVLLAATPAIQPVNNKDLNRIASGFGYRIDPVYKTVKMHAGLDFAAPQGTPIYATANGTVRLAGNTGNGYGNHVIINHGFGYETLYGHMYRIKARPGQKVKRGEIVGYVGSTGKSTGPHLHYEVHKNGKPLDPVYFFYNDLSPEQYDRLLKMAAASNQSFD